In one Fibrobacter sp. genomic region, the following are encoded:
- a CDS encoding prepilin-type N-terminal cleavage/methylation domain-containing protein, protein MNRKGFTLIELMVVIVIIGILAALAIPKFTDASAKAKM, encoded by the coding sequence ATGAATCGCAAAGGTTTTACACTGATTGAGCTGATGGTCGTTATTGTAATTATTGGTATCCTGGCAGCACTGGCTATCCCGAAATTTACCGATGCTTCAGCGAAGGCGAAGATG